The proteins below come from a single Thermanaerothrix sp. genomic window:
- a CDS encoding phage holin family protein, whose product MEQYFAWLRYLLAGLGGLATALFGGWDVYLKVLVAFMVLDYLTGVIAAYQEKKLDSNVGWKGITRKALIFVIVALAHLLDTALGQELFRGLVIWFYIANEGLSVVENLGRAGVPIPAPLRAALESLKQKAEEGKGNA is encoded by the coding sequence ATGGAGCAGTATTTTGCCTGGCTGCGCTACCTTCTGGCCGGCCTGGGAGGGCTGGCCACCGCCCTTTTTGGAGGGTGGGATGTCTACCTCAAAGTGCTGGTGGCCTTCATGGTTCTGGATTACCTTACCGGCGTTATCGCGGCCTACCAGGAGAAGAAGCTGGACAGCAACGTGGGCTGGAAGGGCATTACCCGCAAGGCGCTCATCTTCGTAATCGTCGCCCTGGCCCACCTGCTCGATACCGCCCTGGGGCAGGAGCTTTTCCGGGGCCTGGTGATATGGTTCTACATCGCCAACGAGGGCCTTTCGGTGGTAGAAAACCTTGGCCGGGCGGGAGTACCCATACCGGCTCCCTTGCGGGCGGCTTTGGAGAGCCTGAAGCAGAAGGCCGAGGAGGGGAAGGGCAATGCCTAA
- a CDS encoding tyrosine-type recombinase/integrase, which translates to MPTQWEDALREFLTYKAAQRRAERTLHDYQVHVSRFFGLYPDAWRDYDRLKAAALEYMARAANLAPDTYNLRLKYLRAFFAWCVAQGYLPANPLEGLKARRSVGRFRPIDEEALARLLRLPDQSTYAGLRDYALLLLFLDTGIRPAEAFSLRLEDINLRSLEVRVREETAKTRISRTLPISAETAKALQKLIAVLPPTWRADRPFYTCEGKPMTLDAWRQRLEHYGRKLGCKISPYDLRHAFATMYLRNGGDIHSLRRLLGHATLDMAKRYVHLSQADLREAHSRASPISGLLSRKERIRKLRPKERAP; encoded by the coding sequence TTGCCAACCCAATGGGAAGATGCCCTCAGGGAATTTCTCACTTACAAAGCCGCCCAGCGGCGGGCGGAGCGGACGCTTCACGACTACCAGGTTCACGTAAGCCGTTTCTTCGGCCTTTATCCCGATGCTTGGCGGGATTACGACCGGCTTAAAGCCGCCGCCCTGGAGTACATGGCCCGGGCGGCCAACCTAGCGCCTGATACCTACAACCTGCGCCTGAAGTACCTCCGGGCCTTCTTTGCCTGGTGCGTGGCACAGGGATACTTGCCTGCCAACCCGCTGGAGGGGCTGAAGGCCCGCCGCTCGGTAGGCCGTTTCCGGCCCATTGACGAAGAGGCCCTGGCCCGCTTGCTGCGCCTGCCGGATCAATCCACCTATGCGGGGCTTCGAGACTATGCCCTGCTGCTGCTCTTCCTCGATACCGGCATTCGGCCAGCCGAGGCCTTTAGCCTGCGCTTGGAGGATATAAACCTGCGAAGCCTGGAGGTTCGGGTGCGGGAGGAAACGGCCAAGACCCGCATTTCCCGCACCTTGCCCATATCGGCCGAAACGGCTAAGGCCTTACAGAAGCTTATCGCCGTGTTGCCCCCAACTTGGCGGGCCGATCGACCTTTCTACACCTGCGAGGGCAAACCCATGACCCTGGACGCTTGGCGGCAGAGGCTGGAGCATTACGGCCGAAAGCTGGGCTGCAAGATAAGCCCCTACGACCTGCGCCACGCTTTCGCGACCATGTACCTGCGGAACGGGGGCGATATACATTCCCTGCGGCGGCTGCTGGGGCACGCTACCCTGGATATGGCCAAGCGGTACGTTCATTTGTCCCAGGCCGATCTGCGGGAGGCCCATTCGCGGGCCAGCCCCATTTCCGGCCTCCTATCCCGGAAGGAGAGGATAAGGAAACTAAGGCCGAAAGAAAGGGCCCCGTAG
- a CDS encoding N-acetylmuramoyl-L-alanine amidase has product MPKVGLDPGHGGKDPGAVGPSGLKEKDVNLAVALELEKLLKQAGVEVVMTRREDRTVELKERSDFLNRQGVDLAVSLHCNAWKTPEPDYLAVFVYRHGSEAERAAEKVLAALVEATGWPEGGVRAENFQILRETKAPAILIEQGFITNPAQEKQLGRPEFQKALAGAIAKGLFAHLGIRSQAPPEALPNIKPWARQAVAKAIAKGLVFNPELLSESEQKVLVWFDRLGLLPDPGG; this is encoded by the coding sequence ATGCCTAAAGTCGGCTTAGATCCGGGCCACGGCGGGAAAGACCCTGGGGCGGTAGGCCCAAGCGGGCTGAAGGAAAAGGACGTTAACCTGGCCGTGGCGCTAGAGCTGGAGAAGCTTCTGAAACAGGCCGGGGTAGAGGTGGTAATGACCCGCCGGGAGGATAGGACGGTAGAGCTGAAAGAGCGCAGCGACTTTTTGAACCGCCAGGGAGTTGATCTGGCGGTTTCGCTTCATTGCAACGCCTGGAAGACCCCGGAGCCGGATTATCTGGCGGTCTTCGTGTACCGGCACGGGAGCGAGGCGGAAAGGGCGGCCGAGAAGGTGCTGGCGGCCCTGGTAGAAGCCACCGGCTGGCCGGAGGGCGGGGTAAGGGCGGAGAACTTCCAAATCCTGCGGGAAACGAAGGCCCCTGCAATCCTTATCGAGCAGGGGTTTATTACTAATCCGGCCCAGGAGAAGCAGCTCGGCCGGCCGGAATTCCAAAAGGCCCTGGCCGGGGCCATCGCTAAGGGGCTTTTCGCCCATTTGGGCATAAGAAGCCAAGCCCCGCCGGAGGCCCTGCCCAACATTAAGCCCTGGGCGAGGCAGGCCGTGGCCAAGGCAATTGCTAAGGGCCTGGTCTTTAATCCGGAGTTGCTAAGCGAGAGCGAGCAGAAAGTCCTGGTCTGGTTCGACAGGCTGGGGCTCTTACCTGATCCAGGGGGGTGA